In one window of Miscanthus floridulus cultivar M001 chromosome 12, ASM1932011v1, whole genome shotgun sequence DNA:
- the LOC136496441 gene encoding uncharacterized oxidoreductase At1g06690, chloroplastic-like translates to MALQLQVTGGVGCCCPRPLPGSRGRRLPQAAAALCRPPRAVASGATTVVEEDEGKVRLGSSSVAVTKLGIGAWSWGDTTYWNDSEWDDRRLREAQDAFDASIDNGMTFFDTAEVYGTALMGAVNSESLLGGFIKERQQKEPVEVAVATKFAALPWRFGRGSVLSALKKSLDRLGLSSVELYQLHWPGIWGNEGYLDGLADAYEQGLVKAVGVSNYNEKRLRDAHARLKKRGVPLAANQVNYSLIYRTPELNGVKAACDELGITLIAYSPIAQGVLTGKYTPENPPTGPRANTYTPEFLTKLQPLMNRIKEIGASYGKSPTQVSLNWLTCQGNVVPIPGAKNASQAKEFAGALGWSLTGDEVEELRTLAREIKGIKMPIEES, encoded by the exons ATGGCCTTGCAGTTGCAGGTCACCGGCGGCGTGGGCTGCTGCTGCCCTCGTCCTCTCCCGGGCAGTCGTGGCCGGCGGTTgccgcaggcggcggcggcgctgtgtCGCCCGCCCCGCGCGGTAGCGTCCGGCGCGAccacggtggtggaggaggacgagggcaAGGTGAGGCTGGGCAGCTCAAGCGTCGCCGTCACCAAGCTCGGCATCGGCGCGTGGTCCTGGGGCGACACCACCTACTGGAACGACTCCGAGTGGGACG ATAGGAGATTGAGGGAGGCACAGGACGCGTTCGATGCGAGCATCGATAACGGGATGACCTTCTTCGATACCGCAGAAGTATACGGTACAGCG CTCATGGGAGCGGTCAATTCTGAAAGTTTACTAGGAGG attcatcaaggaaaggCAACAGAAGGAACCGGTCGAGGTGGCCGTCGCAACAAAGTTCGCTGCCCTTCCTTGGAGATTCGGAAGGGGGAGTGTTCTTTCCGCGCTGAAGAAATCACTAGACCGTCTTGGCCTATCGTCAGTTGAGCTCTACCAACTCCACTG GCCAGGGATTTGGGGGAACGAAG GATACCTTGATGGCCTTGCCGATGCTTATGAGCAAGGCCTAGTAAAGGCTGTTGGAGTCTCAAACTACAATG AGAAGCGCCTTCGGGATGCACATGCTCGCCTGAAGAAGAGGGGGGTTCCACTTGCTGCAAACCAGGTGAATTACAGCCTCATATACAGAACCCCTGAGCTGAATGGTGTGAAGGCAGCTTGTGATGAGCTCGGTATCACCTTGATTGCTTATTCCCCGATTGCCCAAG GTGTTCTGACAGGTAAGTACACTCCCGAAAATCCCCCTACTGGTCCTCGAGCGAATACATACACACCTGAGTTCCTTACCAAG CTCCAACCACTTATGAACAGGATTAAAGAGATTGGAGCAAGCTATGGCAAGAGTCCAACCCAG GTGTCTCTGAACTGGCTGACCTGCCAGGGGAACGTGGTGCCAATTCCCGGAGCCAAGAATGCCAGCCAGGCCAAGGAGTTCGCCGGCGCACTCGGTTGGAGCCTGACAGGAGACGAGGTCGAGGAGCTACGAACTCTGGCACGCGAGATCAAGGGCATCAAGATGCCCATTGAGGAGTCGTAG